The nucleotide sequence GAAGCCTACGAGCGCATGAAGGCGGAACTCGTGTCCCGTCTCACCGAGGAGCTTGAGAAGAACGAGACCGCAGGGATCGAGAATCTCGCGGAAGATGACTCCACCCATGACTGACGAGCGCAGGGAGTGGCTGTCGCGACCGCCGCAGGAGGCGCTGTCGAAGAAGCTTTCGATCATCGCCTGGATACTGACCGGTGCGGTGCTGGTCCTCGTCGGCCTGATGCGCCGGCCGGAACTGCGCATCCCGCTGCCGGAGGGCTGGAGCTTCGATTTCCTGCCACCCGTCCATGCCGCCTTGAACACCGGGGTGAGCATCGCCCTGGTCATCGCCCTCGTCGCGGTGAAGCAGGGAAAGATCGCGCTGCACAAGAACGCGATCTACGCCGCGATGGCGCTCTCGGTGACCTTCCTGCTCTGCTACGTCGCGTATCACTTCACGAACATGGAAGTGCTCTTTGGCGATGCGAACAAAGACGGTCTGCTGGACGAGGCAGAGCGTGCCGCGGTGAGCGGCGTGCGCCCGGCTTACCTCCTCCTTCTGATTTCCCACATTGTGCTCGCGGGCGTCAGCCTGCCTTGCATCCTGATCACCTTCATCGCCGGATTCACGAATCGCTTCGCAGCGCACCGCCGCCTGGCCAAGTGGGTCTTCCCGCTGTGGCTTTACGTCGCCGTCACCGGCCCGATCTGCTACCTGATGCTCAAGCCCTACTACTGACGTAGTAGTTAGTTTCCCTCTCCCATGAAAATCCTCGGATATCGCGACGCCGACTACGACTCCTTCGTCAAGCGCCTGAACCGCCGCGCGTTGCCGACGCATGACGTCCGCGACCTGGTGGGCGAGATCATCGCGGAAGTCGCGGGCAAGGGCGACAAGGCGCTCGTCGCCTACGCCAAGCGTTTCGACAACGTGGAGCTGAAGGAAAAGCAGCTCTTCCTCACGCCGGACGAACTGGCCGCGGTGAAGGTGGCTCCGTCCACGCGCAAGGCCGTGGCGGCATCGCTGAAGAACATCACCGCTTTCGCGAAGAAAGGCCTGCGCAAGGATTGGTCGATGCGGAATACCGAAGGCGCGCTCGTCGGCGAGCGCTTCCAGCCCTTCGACCGCGTGGGCGTCTATGTCCCCGGTGGCAAGGCCCCGCTGGTCTCGACCGCGCTGATGACTGCCGGTTTTGCCAAGGCTGCCGGCGTTCCCGAAATCCTCGCTGCCACCCCGTGCGGGCCGGATGGCAAGGTGAATGCGGAACTTCTCTACGCGCTGAAAGCCGCGGGCGTGACCGAAATCCTGAAGATCGGCGGCGCACAGGCCATCGCCGCCATGGCGCTGGGCACGAAGACCGTGCGCCCGGTGGATCGTATCTTCGGCCCCGGCAACCGCTTCGTGGTGGAGGCAAAGCGCCAGCTCTTCGGCGCGGTGTCCATCGACCTGCTGCCGGGCCCGAGCGAGATCCTCATCATCTCCGACAAGACCGGGAACCCGGACTATATCGCCGCCGACCTGCTGGCGCAGGCTGAGCACGGCGGTGACAGCGTCATCGGCTTCATCACCGACTCGAAGGCGCTGATTGCAAAGGTGCTCAAGTCGGTGGATCGCCAGCTCGAAACGCTCACGCGTGCGCGCTATATCCGCGACGTGCTGAAGCAGGCGACCTTCCTGCTGCACGTCCGCAGCATGGCGGATGCGATCGCCATCGCGAACGACTTCGCCGCCGAGCACGTCTCCTTCATCAGCGCGGATGAGCGGA is from Luteolibacter flavescens and encodes:
- the hisD gene encoding histidinol dehydrogenase, yielding MKILGYRDADYDSFVKRLNRRALPTHDVRDLVGEIIAEVAGKGDKALVAYAKRFDNVELKEKQLFLTPDELAAVKVAPSTRKAVAASLKNITAFAKKGLRKDWSMRNTEGALVGERFQPFDRVGVYVPGGKAPLVSTALMTAGFAKAAGVPEILAATPCGPDGKVNAELLYALKAAGVTEILKIGGAQAIAAMALGTKTVRPVDRIFGPGNRFVVEAKRQLFGAVSIDLLPGPSEILIISDKTGNPDYIAADLLAQAEHGGDSVIGFITDSKALIAKVLKSVDRQLETLTRARYIRDVLKQATFLLHVRSMADAIAIANDFAAEHVSFISADERKWLPQIRTAGAIYLGNDSPVAVGDFLAGPSHTLPTGGSGRSFSGLRADQFQRRTSIVKLDKKSVRKSLAVVEEFARIEGLDAHGRSTAIRCE
- a CDS encoding DUF420 domain-containing protein codes for the protein MTDERREWLSRPPQEALSKKLSIIAWILTGAVLVLVGLMRRPELRIPLPEGWSFDFLPPVHAALNTGVSIALVIALVAVKQGKIALHKNAIYAAMALSVTFLLCYVAYHFTNMEVLFGDANKDGLLDEAERAAVSGVRPAYLLLLISHIVLAGVSLPCILITFIAGFTNRFAAHRRLAKWVFPLWLYVAVTGPICYLMLKPYY